ATCTACGAATGTTTGGCAATCAATTCTTTGATGAAAAAGGTGAGCTGGTTGTAAATGAGGAGTCCGGTGTAAAAGCGCTAAGCTTTTTAGAGAAACTAAAAGAAGAAAAATTAATTGCGGCTGGCCCAGAGTCTCTAGTAAGTAATGATGTAAATGCGATGTTCCAAAATCAGCAAGTGGCCGTCAGTTTTACTAACGCAATGTTATTTAATGGGATGTTAGGTGCGATGAAGGATAGTACGGTAGAAAGGTTTGATACTAGACTGGCCAATGTGCCAGGAAAGAGTACGCCGGTTTCATTTACCTACGTACTTGGTTCAGGTGTCTTTAATACAAATGGAGAAAAACGAAAGGAATTGGCACAGGATTTTGTTAAGTTCTATTCAGAAAATAAAGAATTGGTAGAAGCAAGTACCAATTTCTTGCCAGTCCGTAATAGTGTCGCGGATGAACATAAAAAGGATTTACCTTATCTAGATGCATACTTAGCAAACGATAAGTATGTAGTGAATTTTTCTAATAATAGTCCAGGCTATGCTGAAATCCGCAATGCTTTATATCCAGAATTGCAAGCAGTAATGACTGGTGACAAAACACCACAGGTTGCTCTAGATAATTTTGTGAAAACAGGCAATAAAGTTATTGATCGCGGTTTACGGCGATCAAAAGCACTGGAAAATAAATAATTTATAAGCCGGTAAGTCTACTGACTTACCGGCTTATATTACTTTTTTATGAAAGGAATTTTCTAAATGACAAATTATTTCTGTATCGATATCGGAGGTACGAGTATTAAAAGCGGTGTCTATAATGAAAAAGGAGAGGCAATTTTCTTAAATAAAGCAAC
The DNA window shown above is from Enterococcus montenegrensis and carries:
- a CDS encoding ABC transporter substrate-binding protein: MKKMFLSLIAGIALFSMAGCSSANAKAQNEIDVWLTPQWKGTYSADEKNADYDSFLKTAAKMYEKSHPNVKINVQVVPGDDRDSKMSVATQTNTLPDVFFDSTFVLSTFAHQGLLEPFNAVIDKNNEADISDAIWNNVQIDGKTYFYPFAQNPGTLAYNADMFKAAGLEKYIGGEHEIATWTTDEFYQILTKLKEINSKVAPLGFFCKNNQGDTWNMMYLRMFGNQFFDEKGELVVNEESGVKALSFLEKLKEEKLIAAGPESLVSNDVNAMFQNQQVAVSFTNAMLFNGMLGAMKDSTVERFDTRLANVPGKSTPVSFTYVLGSGVFNTNGEKRKELAQDFVKFYSENKELVEASTNFLPVRNSVADEHKKDLPYLDAYLANDKYVVNFSNNSPGYAEIRNALYPELQAVMTGDKTPQVALDNFVKTGNKVIDRGLRRSKALENK